Proteins from a single region of Bacteroidota bacterium:
- a CDS encoding DoxX family protein codes for MENLDIVTLMLRLVTGSLFFFQGYDKIFRIKISNVVRTFDDPMNPTIWPKSLLKPLITISSYAELIGGLFLFIGLLKFPTLAILSVDLLFVAISFSSIKAMWDMQHYFPRFIFVLMLWAIPFSVDVYSVDRLIGKLF; via the coding sequence ATGGAAAACCTTGACATTGTAACCTTAATGCTGAGACTGGTCACAGGCTCGCTTTTTTTCTTTCAGGGTTACGACAAAATTTTCCGCATAAAAATTTCCAACGTCGTCCGCACCTTCGACGATCCGATGAATCCTACCATCTGGCCCAAGTCCTTACTAAAGCCACTGATCACCATCTCATCCTACGCAGAACTCATCGGCGGCTTATTCCTGTTCATAGGCCTCCTGAAATTCCCAACCCTCGCCATCCTCTCTGTTGATCTCCTGTTCGTAGCAATTTCATTCTCCTCCATCAAAGCTATGTGGGACATGCAACACTACTTCCCGCGTTTTATTTTTGTTCTGATGTTGTGGGCAATTCCTTTTTCGGTGGATGTTTATTCGGTTGATAGGTTAATTGGGAAGTTATTTTAA